A genome region from Bufo gargarizans isolate SCDJY-AF-19 chromosome 2, ASM1485885v1, whole genome shotgun sequence includes the following:
- the LOC122928866 gene encoding transcription factor HES-1-A-like has product MSKPLTEKKRRARINNSLEQLKTLLEKHYSYNVRKRKLEKADILELTVKHIENLLSMRQEEMAPVDQEGIIEYKEGFKGCLNKLSFYLMRTKTSQEKLGLMLVDHLNVLDAQAYDGHIQNVQVPTSLTLPKKSIALHPSHYGVENSMSYLESRNIEREELSGNRTLNEEALIKGQQILTQGIHGTSSTSSSSCPNNLYPPNSCQQPTNACWRPW; this is encoded by the exons ATGTCCAAGCCTCTTACGGAGAAGAAAAGAAGAGCCAGAATTAACAATTCTTTGGAACAACTGAAAACCTTACTAGAAAAGCATTACAGCTATAAT GTGAGGAAGAGGAAGTTGGAGAAAGCAGATATCTTGGAGCTGACTGTGAAACACATCGAGAACCTGCTCAGTATGAGACAAGAAG AAATGGCTCCAGTGGATCAAGAAGGGATCATTGAGTATAAAGAAGGATTCAAAGGCTGTCTGAACAAACTCAGTTTCTATCTAATGAGAACAAAGACTTCACAAGAGAAACTTGGACTGATGCTTGTAGATCACCTCAATGTCCTTGATGCTCAGGCTTATGATGGCCACATTCAAAATGTCCAAGTCCCAACTAGTCTTACATTACCAAAGAAGTCAATAGCATTACACCCAAGTCATTATGGGGTGGAAAATAGCATGAGCTACTTGGAATCTAGAAACATTGAAAGGGAAGAATTATCAGGAAACAGAACCTTAAATGAAGAAGCATTGATAAAAGGACAACAGATCTTAACCCAAGGTATACATGGAACAAGTTCTACTTCTTCTTCTTCGTGTCCAAACAACCTGTACCCACCAAACTCATGTCAGCAACCAACAAATGCATGCTGGAGACCCTGGTGA